The genomic stretch CATGCCGCCCGTCGAATCGGTATACAGCGCGAGGTTATCGCCCGTATTGCCCAGCGCCCACGCGCCGAAATACTGCACGCACTGGATGTAGCCGGTCAGTCCCGGCGCCACGTCACGGCTCAAAACCGCGTAGCCGTGCGCTGGAATGGTGTTCCCCTGCGGAACCTGAATCGCGCCTTCCGCGCCTGTCGGCGGATAGGTCGGCGCGTCGGTCAGAATCCATCCCGAAATATTGATCGCACCCGCGGTGCGGTTGTGCAGCTCTACCCATTCGATGTCCGTGGAAGCCGTGTCGTCATACATGATCTCGTTGATCACGACGTCACCCGCGTTGATCGTCCCGTTGATGGCAAAACCGCCCGTCGCGTTGGACGCGGGATTGCCCGAAAGATCGGCGACGCCGTTCACCGTCAGCACATAGCTGTTGCTGGCCAGATTGTTGAACGTCAGATGCACCAGCGCGGTATTCGTGTTATCCCGCGTAGCCGTCAACGGATGCCCTACACTGTGATCCACGGTGTAGTTGGCAATCGCCTGCGATGTGGTCAGATCGACCGGCTCGCTGAAGAGTACGTTGATGGCCGTCGTGCTGACCACCGTAATCCCCGCGATGCTCGGCGGCGTGGTATCCACTCCGACTGCAGTCACCGAGAAATCATCCAGTGCTACGTTGCCGACAACCTTGACTTCATAAATGAACTTAAAAGATACATCCTGCGCCCCGCGGAACGGTGCGGCCAGCGGGATGACCACCTCAGCGTAAGAACCATTGCGAATATCCGCCCCCGTGCCGAAGGAACAGTTACGGATCTCCACCCAGCCGTTCGTACCCTGCTGAGCGTAGATCTTAAAGGTGCCGGTCGTGCTGGTGCTGTTGCCTTTCAGCCACACCTTCATCGTGTCCGGGTTGTCAATCGTCGGCGAAATGGTGTGGTCACCGGTCGCGTCGATCTTGACGCTGTTCGGCGCATCGTGTCCCGTCGTATATCCCGCACACCCGTCAAGTGTCCAGTCCAAGGTATCCGTCGGCCAGGTAAGAAATGCCTGAGAATACGGCGCATCGTGAAGCCCTGCCCACGCGGCTCCGGCACCGGCCAGCATGATCATGCTGAGCCACAACACTAATCGGAAACTCTTCATAGTAGATTCCTTGTACTTATTCATGGTGAACGATATATACACGGGGATGGTCGGTAAGCGTCGAATCCTTGCAGGGATTTCTCCCTGTACAATCCCTAATATACTAATCAAAACTGTCATTTCTGTAAGGGAATCGCCAATTTGCCGTTAAGACTTATCCACAGATCTCACCCGTCCGCAGTCCTAACCCATTGAGCGGCTTGCTCATGTGTTTAGGGATAAAATGTCTTATGGCGAACCGAGAGGCACACCGCTTTTCGGCCCATTGTTGCCCATTTTTGTCCCATATGGAGCGGGTATGAAAAAAGGGGCACATGGCCCCTTCGTTCGGTAGACAATCGGACGGTAGAAAGCGCTAATCCTTCAGCCGCGCCGTGTAGCCGCCTTCAACGAGGATCTCAATCGCCCGGCGGGCATCGGCCCGCGATTCCAGCACCACTTTCAAAATGCCGCCGCGCCGTTCCCGGATGTAAATCACGTTGATATCCCGAATGCCGATCTCATGCGCCGCGAGCAGTCCCGCAATGCGCGCCAGCGTTCCCGGACGGTCCGCCACGGTCACCACCAGTTCGCAGTTGGCGTCCCAGTCACCGGGGCGTTCGCGGGCCAGTTTGCGCTGAAAGGCGTGGGCGTGCTGCCAGAGGTCGGCGAACTTGCCTTCCTGCAAATCCTTCATCGTGCCGTCCAGCATCTCGCGGAATTCCTTCATGGCCGCTTCCAGTTCCCGCTGGTTGGAGCGCACGACGCCTTCCCACACTCCCAGCGGCAGCGCCGCCATGCTGGTCATGCTCTGAAAATTCCCCGTCGCCAGTTTGGCAAGCACCGGAATTTCCCCGCTGTTTTGCGCCACCCAGTTGGAGAGCGACAGCGCGATCATCAGCGGCACGTGCGTTACCATGGCGGCGATCTTGTCATGGGTCTCTGCATCCATCGCCTGCGGATAGGCTCCCAGCATCCGCACCCACCACATCAGCGTATCACGGCACACCTGCATCGTATCGGCGTCGGGCGTCAAGAGCCAGAAGGCATCATCGAACAGATTCGCGTCCGCATTCGCCACACCCTGCCGGCTGCTTCCCGCCAGCGGATGGCCGCCGATATAGCGCCCGACGGCGTTCTCGGTCTCCCGCGCCAATTTGGCCAGTTCCACTTTCACGGGAGCCGTATCCGTAACCACCGCCCCGGGTTTTGCGGTTTTGAGAATCGTGGGCAGCAGCTTAATCGTCTCTTCGATCGGCGTACTCAGCACGATAA from bacterium encodes the following:
- a CDS encoding prephenate dehydrogenase/arogenate dehydrogenase family protein, which produces MADKTEQKMSASVETATLPDPLELVATEFSHTALIGVGVIGGSIGLKMKAMGYTGIIVGHDQPNVLDEALERGAIDRGVGDLSEAVMDADLIVLSTPIEETIKLLPTILKTAKPGAVVTDTAPVKVELAKLARETENAVGRYIGGHPLAGSSRQGVANADANLFDDAFWLLTPDADTMQVCRDTLMWWVRMLGAYPQAMDAETHDKIAAMVTHVPLMIALSLSNWVAQNSGEIPVLAKLATGNFQSMTSMAALPLGVWEGVVRSNQRELEAAMKEFREMLDGTMKDLQEGKFADLWQHAHAFQRKLARERPGDWDANCELVVTVADRPGTLARIAGLLAAHEIGIRDINVIYIRERRGGILKVVLESRADARRAIEILVEGGYTARLKD